Proteins from a single region of Spirochaetota bacterium:
- a CDS encoding acylneuraminate cytidylyltransferase family protein, with translation MNNNERFIAIIPARGGSKRIKGKNYFPLNGKPLISWTIESALKSKYIDKIIVTTDDEKIKNICERYNIIIDQRPSYLSTDNASTDDVILYIIKKYNIDKSAFIILLQPTSPLRNEKHIDGAIDFLINKSANCIISVCEVDYPLQWCNKLPSNLSMSNFIKKKFLNKRSQDLPKYYRLNGAIYICKVDQYLKHKTFFIKKDIYGFIMNREDSIDIDEFFDLKLAELVLKERINNNEYS, from the coding sequence ATGAATAATAACGAAAGATTTATCGCTATTATTCCTGCTAGGGGCGGAAGTAAAAGAATTAAAGGTAAAAATTATTTCCCATTAAATGGCAAGCCGTTAATTAGTTGGACTATTGAATCAGCCTTAAAGAGTAAATATATAGACAAAATTATTGTTACTACCGATGATGAAAAAATTAAAAATATTTGTGAAAGATATAATATAATTATAGATCAAAGACCATCTTATCTTTCTACTGATAATGCTTCAACTGATGATGTTATTTTATATATAATAAAAAAATATAATATAGATAAATCTGCATTTATTATTTTACTTCAACCTACTAGTCCTTTAAGAAATGAAAAACATATAGATGGTGCTATTGATTTTTTAATTAATAAAAGTGCAAATTGTATTATATCAGTATGTGAAGTAGATTATCCTTTACAATGGTGTAATAAACTTCCTTCTAACTTAAGTATGTCAAATTTTATTAAGAAAAAATTTTTAAATAAAAGATCTCAAGATTTACCTAAATATTATAGACTTAATGGTGCTATATATATTTGTAAAGTAGATCAATATTTAAAACATAAAACTTTTTTTATTAAAAAAGATATTTATGGTTTTATAATGAATAGAGAAGATTCTATAGATATTGATGAATTTTTTGATTTAAAATTAGCTGAATTAGTTTTAAAGGAAAGAATAAATAATAATGAATATAGTTAA
- a CDS encoding LegC family aminotransferase, with translation MNFFEDFIKFIKEIYKKDKVGLHEPVFIGNEKKYLIECIDSTFVSYVGEFVDKFEKITANFTKSKYAIAVVNGTAGLHITLKTIGVEYGDEVITQALTFVAVSNSIAHCGAYPVFIDVDIDTLGMSPESLEEFLVKNTKFDKKEKVLVNKNTKRKVKAVVPVHIFGHPCKIDKIIDIANRFNLPVIEDATEALGSYYKNKHCGTFGIAGVLSYNGNKTVTTGGGGMILTNDDDLAKKLIHVTKTAKVPHPWEYIHDEVGYNYRLPNVNAAIGFAQMEYIDKILNNKRETAKMYEDYIGKYKRNSLNDINQFYVKFVKEPEGCKSNYWLNAILLSNKEERDNFLEFTNKNGVMTRPVWRLMHKLPMYKNCFKVDLKNSEWIEERLVNIPSGYRI, from the coding sequence ATGAATTTTTTTGAAGATTTTATTAAATTTATAAAGGAAATTTATAAAAAAGACAAAGTTGGTCTTCATGAACCGGTATTTATAGGAAATGAAAAGAAATATTTAATAGAATGCATTGATTCTACTTTTGTATCATATGTTGGAGAATTTGTAGATAAATTTGAGAAAATTACAGCAAATTTTACAAAATCTAAATATGCTATAGCTGTTGTTAATGGTACAGCAGGTTTACATATTACCCTGAAAACTATTGGAGTAGAATATGGAGATGAGGTAATAACACAAGCTTTAACTTTTGTTGCTGTTTCAAATTCTATTGCTCATTGTGGAGCTTATCCTGTATTTATTGATGTCGATATTGATACACTAGGAATGAGCCCTGAAAGCTTAGAAGAGTTTTTAGTTAAGAACACTAAATTTGACAAAAAGGAAAAAGTATTAGTTAATAAAAATACTAAAAGAAAAGTAAAAGCAGTAGTTCCTGTTCATATTTTTGGTCACCCATGTAAAATAGATAAAATAATTGATATAGCAAATAGATTTAATCTTCCTGTTATAGAAGATGCTACTGAAGCACTTGGTTCTTATTATAAAAATAAACATTGTGGTACATTTGGTATTGCTGGGGTTTTAAGTTACAATGGAAATAAAACAGTGACTACTGGTGGTGGAGGGATGATTTTAACAAATGATGATGATTTAGCCAAAAAACTTATTCATGTTACGAAAACTGCAAAGGTTCCTCATCCATGGGAATATATACATGATGAAGTAGGTTATAATTATAGATTACCTAATGTAAATGCAGCTATAGGTTTTGCTCAAATGGAGTATATTGATAAAATTCTTAATAATAAAAGAGAAACTGCTAAAATGTATGAAGATTATATAGGTAAATATAAAAGAAATAGTTTAAATGATATTAATCAATTTTATGTTAAATTTGTAAAGGAACCGGAAGGTTGCAAATCAAATTATTGGTTAAATGCTATATTATTAAGTAATAAGGAAGAAAGGGATAATTTTCTTGAATTTACTAATAAAAATGGAGTTATGACAAGACCTGTATGGAGATTAATGCATAAACTACCGATGTATAAAAATTGTTTTAAAGTTGATTTAAAAAATAGTGAATGGATAGAAGAAAGATTAGTAAATATTCCAAGTGGGTACAGAATATGA
- the neuB gene encoding N-acetylneuraminate synthase → MKVIVIAEIGVNHNGDIRLAKRLIDEAVNCGADYVKFQTFISEEEITNYATLAEYQKKNLESYKNQLEMAKKLELSFSEFIELKNYCELKNIKFLSSAFDIKSIEFLDKLGLDTFKIPSGEINNYPYLAKIGRFNKNIILSTGMSDLGEIEDAIDVLTSSGTQREKIILMHCNTEYPTPYEDVNLKAMLTIRDAFKVKVGYSDHTLGIEIPIAAVALGAEVIEKHFTLDKNLPGPDHKASLEPDELRLMIKCIRNVEAALGDGIKKPTKSELKNINIARKSIVASRDIKKGEIFSEMNITTKRPGYGINPMRWKEIIGKIASRDFERDEFIEL, encoded by the coding sequence ATGAAAGTAATTGTAATAGCTGAAATTGGAGTTAATCATAACGGAGATATAAGACTTGCAAAAAGACTTATAGATGAAGCAGTTAATTGTGGAGCAGATTATGTTAAATTTCAAACATTCATTTCAGAGGAAGAAATTACAAATTATGCTACTTTAGCAGAATATCAAAAGAAAAATTTGGAAAGTTATAAAAATCAATTAGAAATGGCAAAAAAACTTGAATTGAGTTTTAGTGAATTTATAGAATTAAAAAATTATTGTGAGTTAAAAAATATTAAATTTTTATCATCAGCTTTTGATATAAAAAGTATTGAATTTTTAGATAAATTAGGATTGGATACTTTTAAAATTCCAAGTGGTGAGATTAATAACTATCCTTATTTAGCCAAAATTGGTAGATTTAATAAAAATATTATTCTATCTACTGGGATGTCTGATTTGGGAGAAATTGAAGATGCTATTGATGTACTTACAAGTTCAGGAACTCAAAGAGAAAAAATAATTTTAATGCATTGTAATACAGAATATCCTACTCCATATGAAGATGTAAATTTGAAAGCTATGTTGACCATAAGAGATGCATTTAAAGTTAAAGTTGGTTATTCAGATCATACTTTAGGAATAGAAATTCCAATTGCAGCTGTAGCTTTAGGAGCAGAGGTGATAGAGAAACACTTTACTTTAGATAAAAATTTGCCAGGACCTGATCATAAAGCTAGTCTTGAACCTGATGAATTAAGATTAATGATTAAATGTATAAGAAATGTTGAGGCTGCTTTAGGTGATGGTATAAAAAAACCTACAAAATCAGAATTAAAAAATATTAATATTGCAAGGAAAAGTATAGTTGCAAGTAGAGATATAAAAAAAGGAGAAATTTTTTCTGAAATGAATATAACAACAAAACGGCCAGGTTATGGAATTAATCCAATGAGATGGAAAGAAATAATAGGTAAAATTGCTTCTAGAGATTTCGAAAGGGATGAATTTATTGAATTATGA
- a CDS encoding SGNH/GDSL hydrolase family protein codes for MIKIVILGDSLSLPRPENNILFEDTYPYLLSTYKNILVINRSKRANDTNMQSREENLKEDILYLQPNFLIIHLGIVDCAPRVFTRFETYFLIPFLNKFLFGFGNFLVNLFSKYRYFITKLRKIHYVEINKYYENLKKIIQYSKENVKDIKIILIKILNTNEKNEKKSYMFNCTINNYNKVIDKIKEEDDNIKVIDLQNLDKNLLLDDGIHLNKEGHLALYNEIINIIFENN; via the coding sequence TTGATTAAAATTGTTATATTAGGAGATAGTTTATCCTTGCCTAGGCCAGAAAATAATATTTTATTTGAAGATACATATCCATATTTATTAAGTACCTATAAAAACATTTTGGTTATTAATAGGTCAAAAAGAGCAAATGATACTAATATGCAATCTAGAGAAGAAAATTTAAAAGAAGATATATTATATTTACAACCAAATTTTTTAATAATTCATTTAGGAATTGTAGATTGTGCGCCAAGGGTTTTTACTAGATTTGAAACATATTTTTTAATACCATTTTTAAATAAATTTTTATTTGGTTTTGGAAATTTTTTAGTGAACTTATTTAGTAAATATAGATATTTTATAACTAAGCTCAGAAAAATCCATTATGTTGAAATAAATAAATATTATGAAAATTTAAAAAAAATAATACAATATTCTAAAGAAAATGTAAAAGATATTAAAATTATATTAATAAAAATATTAAATACAAATGAAAAAAATGAAAAGAAATCATATATGTTTAATTGTACAATAAATAATTATAACAAAGTTATAGATAAAATTAAAGAAGAAGATGATAATATTAAAGTAATTGATTTGCAAAATTTAGATAAAAATTTGCTATTAGATGATGGAATACATTTAAATAAAGAAGGACACTTAGCTTTATATAATGAAATAATTAATATTATATTTGAAAATAATTAA
- a CDS encoding gfo/Idh/MocA family oxidoreductase yields the protein MKVLIIGAGYMCEEYYKTLKGLNINDIYIVGRNEKNILKMKNNFNIQNTFIGGFENFLINYNDKIFFDLIINTVNVENLFYINKLILNSNLGNLILSEKPACLNIKEAKMLNKIAKNKKKNFFIAYNRRFYSSVLKVREIIETNKIESLFFSFNEILERIDEINYPKLIKQNLIISNSSHVIDLVLNIIGNPKILNAFFTKKSENYNYYIYYGLGVSEKNIPFIYHSNWLSKGRWLIEIYCKEFKLILCPLEKLTIQKDNFGRELEIINEDEDDIKFKPGLKKMLEALMNKNKLYDLLCTIDELEKKLLIYQKIGGIKN from the coding sequence ATGAAAGTTTTAATAATCGGTGCAGGATATATGTGTGAAGAATATTATAAGACCTTAAAAGGTTTAAATATTAATGATATATATATTGTAGGAAGAAATGAAAAAAATATATTAAAAATGAAAAATAATTTTAATATTCAAAATACTTTTATTGGGGGTTTTGAAAATTTTTTAATAAACTATAATGATAAAATATTTTTTGATTTAATAATTAATACAGTAAATGTAGAAAATTTATTTTATATTAATAAATTGATTTTAAATTCAAATCTTGGCAATTTAATATTATCTGAAAAACCAGCTTGCCTAAATATTAAAGAAGCAAAAATGTTAAATAAAATAGCAAAAAATAAAAAGAAAAACTTTTTTATTGCATATAATAGGAGGTTTTATTCATCTGTGCTAAAAGTTAGAGAGATAATTGAAACCAATAAAATAGAATCTTTATTTTTTTCTTTTAATGAAATTTTAGAAAGAATAGATGAAATAAATTACCCAAAACTTATTAAGCAAAATCTAATAATATCAAATTCATCTCATGTTATAGATTTAGTATTAAATATTATAGGTAATCCAAAAATATTAAATGCTTTTTTTACAAAAAAAAGTGAAAATTATAATTATTATATTTATTATGGATTAGGAGTATCTGAAAAAAATATTCCTTTTATTTATCATTCAAATTGGCTATCTAAAGGAAGGTGGTTAATTGAAATTTATTGTAAAGAATTTAAATTAATTCTATGCCCTTTAGAAAAATTAACTATTCAAAAGGATAATTTTGGTAGAGAGTTAGAAATTATTAATGAGGATGAAGATGATATTAAATTTAAACCAGGTTTAAAAAAGATGTTAGAAGCATTAATGAATAAAAATAAATTATATGATCTTTTATGTACCATAGATGAATTAGAAAAAAAATTGTTAATTTATCAAAAAATTGGAGGTATTAAGAATTGA
- a CDS encoding sugar phosphate nucleotidyltransferase has protein sequence MNILDLLVNKNTNIIDAMKILDKTAKKILFVVDENNKLIGSLTDGDIRRYILKTGSLDGEVKDVCNKNTFKVKLGYDKKEIVEEAISKEIKYVPVISDNDTIVEILILEESKIDSKLAIFKELKIPVVIMAGGFGTRLEPFTKILPKPLIPIGDKTILEIIMGKFYEYGILDFYLSVNYKSYIIKSYFSEINLPFNITYLQEEKPLGTAGSLYLLKGKIKSDYFILTNCDIIIDIDYYDLCDFHYKNNNHITIVVSAKNYKIPYGVCEIKDGLLYEIKEKPEMNFLINTGMYVINSNVLNIIPENEFFHATDLINVSKRNNYKIGVYPISEDSWIDVGQWEEYKKVIERFKL, from the coding sequence ATGAATATTTTAGATTTATTAGTAAATAAAAATACAAATATTATTGATGCAATGAAAATTCTAGATAAAACAGCTAAAAAAATCTTATTTGTTGTTGATGAAAATAATAAGCTAATAGGATCTTTAACGGATGGTGATATAAGAAGATACATTTTAAAAACAGGGTCTCTTGATGGAGAAGTAAAAGATGTTTGCAATAAGAATACATTTAAAGTAAAATTAGGATATGATAAAAAAGAGATAGTGGAGGAAGCTATAAGCAAAGAGATCAAATATGTTCCTGTAATTTCAGATAATGATACAATTGTTGAAATTTTAATATTAGAAGAATCAAAAATTGATTCCAAATTAGCAATTTTCAAGGAGCTTAAAATACCTGTTGTTATAATGGCTGGTGGATTTGGGACAAGATTGGAACCTTTTACGAAAATTTTACCAAAACCTCTTATTCCGATTGGGGATAAAACTATTTTAGAAATTATTATGGGTAAATTTTATGAATATGGCATTTTAGATTTTTATTTGTCTGTTAATTATAAATCATATATTATTAAATCTTATTTTTCAGAAATTAATTTACCTTTTAATATTACTTATTTGCAAGAAGAAAAACCCTTAGGTACAGCTGGGAGTTTATATTTACTTAAAGGTAAGATAAAATCTGATTATTTTATTTTAACAAATTGTGATATTATTATTGACATTGATTATTATGATTTGTGTGATTTTCATTATAAAAATAATAATCATATAACAATTGTTGTATCTGCAAAAAATTATAAAATTCCTTATGGTGTTTGTGAAATTAAAGATGGACTACTTTATGAAATAAAAGAAAAGCCTGAAATGAATTTTTTGATAAATACAGGAATGTATGTTATTAATAGTAATGTTTTAAATATAATCCCTGAAAATGAGTTTTTCCATGCTACAGATTTAATAAATGTTTCAAAAAGAAATAATTATAAAATAGGAGTTTATCCTATTAGTGAAGATTCTTGGATAGATGTTGGGCAGTGGGAAGAATATAAAAAAGTCATTGAGAGATTTAAATTATGA
- a CDS encoding acetyltransferase has protein sequence MKIKEKIILFGAGQQLNVVLYNLYEQKKYIPVGIADINQNLWGKEIEGIPVLHDYKDYDKYWLDNIRKKYNTNKFFISLGSMKLRISLYKFLVDNNWEPVNIIHPDAIISKNAKIGKGVLIECGCLITPNPVIGNNVVINTGSQVNHDNIINDNVYIASGVILSGGVIIDENTLLDDGVIITLGRKIGKNCIIGAGSVVTKDIPDNKIAYGNPCRVIRDNDKY, from the coding sequence ATGAAGATTAAGGAAAAAATTATATTATTTGGAGCTGGTCAACAATTAAATGTAGTATTATATAATTTGTACGAACAAAAGAAATATATTCCTGTTGGTATTGCGGATATTAATCAAAATTTGTGGGGTAAGGAAATTGAAGGAATCCCAGTATTGCATGATTATAAGGATTATGATAAATATTGGTTGGATAATATTAGAAAAAAATATAATACAAATAAATTTTTTATTTCTTTAGGATCAATGAAATTAAGAATTTCTTTATATAAATTTTTAGTAGATAATAATTGGGAGCCTGTTAATATTATTCATCCTGATGCCATTATTAGTAAAAATGCTAAAATTGGTAAAGGGGTTTTAATAGAATGTGGGTGTTTAATAACTCCAAATCCAGTAATTGGAAATAATGTTGTAATAAATACAGGTTCTCAAGTTAATCATGATAATATTATAAATGATAATGTTTATATTGCTTCAGGTGTTATTTTATCTGGAGGAGTTATAATTGATGAAAATACTCTTTTAGATGATGGAGTTATTATTACTTTGGGACGAAAAATAGGCAAAAATTGTATAATTGGAGCTGGTTCGGTTGTGACTAAAGATATACCTGATAATAAAATAGCTTATGGAAATCCTTGTAGGGTTATAAGAGATAATGATAAATATTAA
- the neuC gene encoding UDP-N-acetylglucosamine 2-epimerase codes for MKKKKINKICVFTGSRSEYGLLRPLLCEIKKNKEFSLQLLVSCMHLSPEFGLTYKDIEKDNFKINEKIEILLSSDTNEGILKSMGLGLIGFADALKRLKPTMAIVLGDRFESLIFAICCYINKIILIHLNGGEITEGSLDDGFRHCITKLSHIHFVSTEEYKRNVIQLGENPENVYVVGDISIDNIKNMNFLNFNEIEKKIGIKFKRHNFLITFHPPTIEEMDVEKQIKNLLEALDEFEDTLLIFTKSNADPKGRIINKYIENYVKKNKSKAVLFTSMGQLFYLSTIRYVDAVIGNSSSGIVEVPYFKVPTVNIGSRQNGRIKTESIIDCDYDKNSIIKAINLALSEDFREKIKNINFYPYGDGNTSKKILDIIRNLDFDKIKKSFFKI; via the coding sequence ATGAAAAAGAAAAAAATTAATAAGATTTGTGTATTTACCGGTTCTAGATCAGAATATGGTTTGTTAAGACCATTATTGTGTGAAATTAAAAAAAATAAAGAATTTTCTTTACAATTATTAGTTTCTTGTATGCACTTATCTCCAGAGTTTGGATTGACTTATAAAGATATTGAAAAAGATAATTTTAAAATAAATGAAAAAATTGAAATATTATTATCATCAGATACCAATGAAGGAATATTAAAATCAATGGGTTTAGGTTTGATTGGGTTTGCTGATGCATTAAAAAGATTAAAACCAACCATGGCTATAGTTTTAGGCGATAGATTTGAATCTTTAATTTTTGCAATTTGTTGTTATATTAATAAAATTATATTAATTCACTTAAATGGAGGAGAGATCACAGAAGGATCTTTAGACGATGGTTTTAGACATTGTATAACTAAATTAAGTCATATTCATTTTGTTTCTACAGAAGAATATAAAAGAAATGTTATTCAATTAGGAGAAAATCCAGAAAATGTATATGTTGTTGGAGATATTTCTATAGATAATATAAAAAATATGAATTTTTTAAATTTTAATGAGATTGAAAAAAAAATTGGTATAAAGTTTAAGAGACATAATTTTCTAATAACATTTCATCCCCCAACAATAGAAGAAATGGATGTAGAAAAACAAATAAAAAATTTATTGGAAGCACTAGATGAATTTGAAGATACTTTGTTAATTTTTACAAAATCCAATGCTGATCCAAAAGGAAGAATAATAAATAAATATATAGAAAATTATGTAAAAAAAAATAAAAGTAAGGCTGTTCTTTTTACATCCATGGGGCAATTGTTTTATTTAAGTACTATAAGATATGTTGATGCAGTAATTGGTAACTCATCTAGTGGAATTGTTGAAGTACCTTATTTTAAGGTTCCTACAGTTAATATTGGTAGTAGACAAAATGGAAGAATAAAAACAGAAAGTATTATTGATTGTGATTATGATAAAAACTCAATAATTAAGGCTATAAATCTAGCTTTGAGTGAGGATTTTAGAGAAAAAATTAAAAATATTAATTTTTACCCTTATGGTGATGGTAATACATCAAAGAAAATATTAGATATAATAAGAAATTTAGATTTTGATAAGATTAAAAAATCATTTTTTAAAATTTAA
- the hisH gene encoding imidazole glycerol phosphate synthase subunit HisH, with protein MNFITIINYNLGNPGSILNMVKKAGYSAIISSNIDDINKATKLILPGVGAFDNGINNLKELNLFDILNEKVLIKKIPILGICLGMQLMTKSSEEGKEKGFGWINAETKKFNFTAIENKNLKIPHMGWNIVNLRKNSKLFYGMENQENRFYFVHSYAVNCFDLTDILTTTFYGYDFVSSFEKENIIGVQFHPEKSHKFGMQLLKNFIERY; from the coding sequence ATGAATTTTATAACAATTATAAATTATAATTTAGGAAATCCAGGTTCAATTTTGAACATGGTAAAAAAAGCTGGATATTCTGCGATCATATCTTCAAATATTGATGATATTAATAAAGCTACAAAGCTTATTTTACCAGGAGTTGGGGCTTTTGATAATGGAATAAATAACTTAAAAGAATTAAATCTTTTTGATATATTAAATGAAAAAGTGTTAATTAAAAAAATTCCAATATTGGGGATATGTCTTGGAATGCAACTTATGACAAAATCAAGTGAGGAAGGAAAAGAGAAAGGATTTGGCTGGATAAATGCCGAGACAAAAAAATTTAATTTTACAGCTATTGAAAATAAAAATTTAAAAATACCTCATATGGGATGGAATATAGTTAATTTAAGAAAGAATTCAAAATTATTTTATGGAATGGAAAATCAAGAAAATAGATTCTATTTTGTTCATTCTTATGCAGTTAATTGTTTTGATTTAACAGATATATTAACAACAACTTTTTATGGATATGATTTTGTTTCTTCTTTTGAGAAAGAAAACATAATTGGTGTCCAGTTTCATCCTGAAAAAAGTCATAAATTTGGAATGCAACTATTAAAAAATTTTATAGAAAGATATTGA
- a CDS encoding Gfo/Idh/MocA family oxidoreductase, producing the protein MRNILLIGCGNIGKRYLEDLFKDNNNFLYVVENNFNSIENAKILLNKKELNNVKFYPDLFNLYEEKKNIIFDFLIIATNSDIRFNLFKEANKYFEIKYIILEKVLFSKLDNYYEALDIIKNKNLKVWVNHPRRIFNFYKNLKLELKKNNYKILFFKYLGYNWNLLSNCLHMLDLYFYLNNEENIDEFEIDINIKKFFESKRKNFLEAYGEIILGNKNTFLVISDLNSFYGKDEIIIEFENNAFIILEKNSKMITIKDNMISEVDTPIIEYQSTISRKIIDEIFNNGSSTLPDYLNSMKLHLKFLECFSKKYNRLILGDFIPIT; encoded by the coding sequence ATGCGTAATATTTTGTTAATAGGATGCGGGAATATTGGTAAAAGATATTTAGAGGATCTTTTTAAAGATAATAATAATTTTTTGTATGTAGTTGAAAATAATTTTAATTCCATAGAAAATGCTAAAATTTTGTTGAACAAAAAAGAATTGAATAATGTTAAATTTTACCCAGATTTATTTAATTTATATGAGGAAAAGAAAAATATTATTTTTGATTTTTTAATAATTGCAACTAATTCTGATATTAGATTTAATTTATTTAAAGAAGCTAATAAATATTTTGAAATTAAATATATAATATTAGAAAAAGTTTTATTTTCAAAATTGGACAATTACTACGAAGCTCTTGATATTATTAAAAATAAAAATTTAAAAGTTTGGGTAAATCATCCAAGAAGGATTTTTAATTTTTATAAAAACTTAAAACTAGAATTAAAAAAAAATAACTATAAAATTTTATTTTTTAAATATTTAGGATATAATTGGAATTTATTATCAAATTGTTTACATATGTTAGATTTATATTTTTATTTAAATAATGAAGAAAATATTGATGAATTTGAAATAGATATTAATATTAAAAAATTTTTTGAATCAAAAAGGAAAAATTTTCTTGAAGCTTATGGTGAGATTATTTTGGGAAATAAAAATACCTTTTTAGTTATAAGTGATTTAAATTCTTTTTATGGGAAAGATGAAATTATTATAGAGTTTGAAAATAATGCATTTATCATTTTAGAAAAAAATTCTAAAATGATTACAATAAAAGATAATATGATATCAGAAGTAGATACTCCAATAATAGAATATCAAAGTACTATTAGTAGGAAAATTATCGATGAAATTTTTAATAATGGTTCAAGTACTCTTCCTGATTATTTAAATTCGATGAAATTACATTTAAAATTTTTAGAATGTTTTTCAAAAAAATATAATAGATTAATTTTAGGTGATTTTATTCCAATTACTTAA
- a CDS encoding oligosaccharide flippase family protein — MNIVKKIFSNSLFKTSSIYTITSIINSAIPFFLMPILTRYLSPEEYGITSMFLMLVSIISVFTGLSVHGAITRVYFEKKINFKEYVANCVFILFISSFITFIIVLLFLDFIYKYSGVPKIWILVAVIFSFLQFLILSNLSIYQVQKKAKYYGLIQIGQSFLNVIFSVILVVLLKMKWEGRIIAIFLATLFFGLISVFNLLKNFIEWRINIEYIKDALNFGLPLIPHTLGGILDIVSTRFIITNLLGLEKTGIYTTAVQISMIINLFIESFKNAYNPWLFEKLSLNNESIKFKIVLFTYIYFILVIIFSIIFGFFAPLFIKYLLGKKFQLSSSIVFWLCIGNAFNGMYYMVAIYIPYVNKNYFLAIVTFLTGLLNIPINILLIRKYGLIGASFSYLIIMIIKFLFTWMLSSNIYKMPWLLKIKGGLDA; from the coding sequence ATGAATATAGTTAAAAAAATATTTAGCAATTCTTTATTTAAAACATCTAGTATTTATACTATTACTTCTATTATTAATTCAGCAATACCATTTTTTCTTATGCCAATTTTAACAAGATATCTTTCTCCTGAAGAATATGGAATAACTTCAATGTTTCTAATGCTTGTTTCTATTATTAGTGTTTTTACGGGGTTAAGTGTTCATGGAGCAATAACTAGAGTTTATTTTGAAAAAAAGATTAACTTTAAAGAATATGTTGCTAATTGTGTTTTTATACTATTTATAAGTTCTTTTATTACTTTTATAATTGTTTTATTATTTTTAGATTTTATTTATAAATATTCTGGTGTTCCAAAAATATGGATACTAGTTGCAGTTATTTTTTCATTTTTACAGTTTTTGATTTTATCTAATCTTTCTATTTATCAAGTACAAAAAAAAGCAAAGTATTATGGATTAATTCAAATTGGTCAAAGTTTTTTAAATGTAATTTTTTCTGTAATTTTAGTAGTTCTTCTAAAAATGAAGTGGGAAGGTAGAATTATTGCTATTTTTTTAGCTACATTATTTTTTGGTTTAATTTCAGTTTTTAATTTATTAAAAAATTTTATAGAGTGGAGAATAAATATAGAATATATTAAAGATGCATTAAATTTTGGTTTGCCATTAATTCCACATACATTAGGGGGTATATTAGATATTGTATCTACAAGATTTATTATAACAAATCTTTTAGGATTGGAAAAAACAGGTATATATACAACCGCTGTCCAAATATCTATGATTATTAATTTATTTATAGAATCTTTTAAAAATGCTTATAACCCTTGGCTTTTTGAAAAATTAAGTTTAAATAATGAATCAATTAAATTTAAAATTGTATTATTTACTTATATTTATTTCATTTTGGTTATTATATTTTCTATAATTTTTGGTTTTTTTGCACCTTTATTTATAAAGTATCTTTTAGGAAAAAAATTTCAATTATCATCTTCTATTGTTTTTTGGTTATGTATAGGAAATGCTTTTAATGGAATGTACTATATGGTTGCAATTTATATACCATATGTTAATAAAAATTACTTTTTAGCTATAGTAACATTTTTAACTGGTTTATTAAATATTCCTATTAATATTTTATTAATTAGAAAATATGGCTTAATTGGAGCTTCTTTTTCTTATTTGATAATTATGATTATTAAATTTTTATTTACATGGATGCTAAGTTCTAATATTTATAAAATGCCTTGGTTACTAAAAATTAAAGGAGGTCTTGATGCGTAA